The following coding sequences are from one Molothrus aeneus isolate 106 chromosome 23, BPBGC_Maene_1.0, whole genome shotgun sequence window:
- the CLIC4 gene encoding chloride intracellular channel protein 4, translating to MALSVPVNGLKEGDKEPVIELFVKAGSDGESIGNCPFSQRLFMILWLKGVVFSVTTVDLKRKPADLQNLAPGTHPPFITYNGEVRTDVNKIEEFLEDVLAPPKYLKLSPKHPESNTAGMDIFAKFSAFIKNSRPEANEALERGLLKTLQKLDEYLNSPLPDEIDENSLEDVTVSTRKFLDGNEMTLADCNLLPKLHIVKVVAKKYRNFEIPKEMTGIWRYLTNAYSRDEFTNTCPGDKEIEIAYSDVAKRLTK from the exons ATGGCGCTGTCCGTGCCGGTCAACGGGCTGAAGGAAGGCGACAAGGAGCCCGTCATCGAGCTCTTCGTCAAG GCTGGCAGTGATGGTGAGAGCATAGGAAACTGCCCCTTCTCCCAGAGGCTCTTCATGATCCTGTGGCTGAAGGGAGTCGTGTTCAGTGTCACAACAGTGGACCTGAAGAG GAAACCAGCAGACCTTCAGAATCTGGCTCCAGGCACTCACCCCCCCTTCATCACATACAACGGGGAGGTGAGAACAGATGTGAACAAGATTGAAGAGTTCCTGGAAGATGTTCTGGCCCCACCCAA GTACCTGAAACTCTCACCAAAGCACCCAGAATCCAACACTGCTGGAATGGATATATTTGccaaattttctgcttttatcaaGAACTCCAGACCAGAAGCTAATGAAG CCTTAGAGCGTGGCCTCTTGAAAACCCTGCAGAAGCTGGATGAGTACCTGAACTCGCCCCTGCCTGATGAGATCGATGAGAACAGCCTGGAGGACGTCACCGTCTCCACACGCAAATTCCTGGATGGCAACGAGATGACCTTGGCCGACTGCAACCTGCTGCCCAAACTGCACATTGTCAAG GTGGTGGCCAAAAAATACCGCAACTTTGAGATTCCCAAGGAGATGACAGGGATCTGGAGATACCTGACAAATGCTTACAGCAGGGATGAGTTCACCAACACCTGTCCTGGAGACAAGGAGATTGAAATAGCTTACAGTGATGTAGCCAAGAGACTCACCAAGTAA